One window of Oreochromis niloticus isolate F11D_XX linkage group LG23, O_niloticus_UMD_NMBU, whole genome shotgun sequence genomic DNA carries:
- the LOC100701273 gene encoding protein NLRC3-like — translation MDQCEDREEGVLPCKTTLCEEHESQTKAQRSVMEKSVHEQLLEMMENLEEEELKHFHWCLQNVPVGDFTTIKNCHLENPDIVETVDLMVQTYTNEHVMDVGTSILKKMNEGVLFPSTIQGASSVSPEEELAMLRREFVRRVSKEILTQLLEALVNDGVLGDLEKESILEENQSRANKARCLIDTVKKKGNEACRIMIRHLRTIDPVLSSQLRRSSSVKKETLQRCRSTLKSHLKKLFQCVVEGISAALNKTLLNQIYTELYITEGGTAEVSDEHEVRQIETLSRKPDRPETTIRQEDIFKASAERDEPIKTVLTKGVAGIGKTVLTQKFTLDWAEDKANQDIQFIFPFTFRELNVLKEEKFSLVELVHHFFTEIKEAGICSFEDFQVVFIFDGLDECRPPLNFHKTKILTDPCKSTSVDVLLVNLIRGNLLPSARLWITTRPAAASQIPHDYIGMVTEVRGFADPQKEEYFRKRFRDEEQASTIISHIKTSRSLHIMCHIPVFCWITATVLEDVLKTRKEVELPKSLTEMYIHFLVVQAKVKKVKYDDGTETDPHWSPESRKMIESLGKLAFDQLQKGNLIFYESDLTECGIDIRAASVYSGVFTQIFKEERGLYQNKVFCFVHLSVQEFLAAVHVHLTFINSGVNLLDEKKSHLFRVFQIKSKLNLFYQNAVKKALQSPNGHLDLFLRFLLGLSLQTNQSLLQGLLTQAESNTQTNQETVQYIKKKICSNLSTEKRINLFYCLNELNDSSLVEEIQQSLRSGSLSTDKLSPAQWSALVFILLSSEKDLDVFDLKKYSASEEALLRLLPVVKASNKALSQLPDLQYERAGPE, via the exons atggatcagtgtgaggacagagaggagggagtccttCCCTGTAAAACCACTCTGTGTgaggaacatgagagccagaccaaagctcagag ATCAGTGATGGAGAAGTCTGTTCATGAGCAGCTCCTTGAAATGATGGAGAACTTGGAAGAGGAGGAGCTTAAACATTTCCACTGGTGCCTGCAGAATGTACCTGTGGGTGATTTCACAACCATCAAAAACTGTCATCTGGAGAACCCAGACATAGTGGAAACTGTAGATTTGATGGTGCAGACATATACTAATGAGCATGTGATGGATGTGGGGACATCTATTTTAAAGAAGATGAATGAAG GTGTGCTCTTTCCGTCAACAATCCAGGGAGCTTCATCAGTTTCACCAGAAG AGGAGCTTGCCATGTTGCGGAGAGAATTTGTGAGGAGGGTGTCAAAAGAAATCCTTACACAGCTCCTTGAAGCTCTTGTAAATGATGGTGTTTTGGGTGATTTGGAGAAAGAATCAATATTAGAAGAAAACCAATCCAGAGCAAATAAGGCTCGCTGCTTAATCGACACagtgaagaaaaaaggaaacgaAGCGTGTAGGATAATGATCAGGCATCTTCGGACTATAGATCCAGTTCTCTCATCTCAACTGCGTCGATCCTCATCTGTAAAGAAAG AGACTCTGCAGAGGTGTCGATCTACACTCAAGTCCCATCTGAAGAAGTTGTTCCAGTGTGTGGTTGAGGGGATTTCAGCAGCGTTAAACaaaacccttctgaatcagatctacacagagctctacatcacagagggaggaacTGCAGAGGTCAGTGATGagcatgaggtcagacagattgaaacactatccaggaaaccagacagaccagaaacaacaatcagacaagaagacatctttaaagcatCAGCTgaaagagatgaaccaatcaaaacagtgctgacaaagggagtggctggcattgggaaaacagtcttaacacagaagtTCACCCtcgactgggctgaagacaaagccaaccaggacatccagttcatatttccattcactttcagagagctgaatgtgctgaaagaggaaaagttcagcttggtggaacttgttcatcacttctttactgaaatcaaagaagcaggaatctgcagctttgaagacttccaggttgtcttcatctttgatggtctggatgagtgtcgacctCCTCTGAacttccacaaaactaaaatcctaactgacccttgcaagtccacctcagtggatgtatTGCTggtaaacctcatcagggggaaccTGCTTCCttctgctcgcctctggataaccacacgacctgcagcagccagtcAGATCCCTCATGACTATAttggcatggtgacagaggtcagaggatttgctgacccacagaaggaggagtacttcaggaagagattcagagatgaggagcaggccagcacgATCAtatcccacatcaagacatcacgaagtctccacatcatgtgccacatcccagtcttctgctggatcactgctacagttctggaggatgtgctgaaaaCCAGAAAGGAAGTAGAGCTGCCCAAGagcctgactgagatgtacatccacttcctggtggttcaggccaaagtgaaaaaggtcaagtatgatgatggaactgagacagatccacactggagtccagagagcaggaagatgattgagtctctgggaaaactggcttttgatcagctgcagaaaggaaacctgatcttctatgaatccgacctgacagagtgtggcatcgatatcagagcagcctcagtgtactcaggagtgttcacacagatctttaaagaggagagagggcTGTACCAGAATAAAGTGTTCTGCTTTGTCCACCTGAGCGTTCAGGAATTTCTGGCTGCagttcatgtccatctgaccttcatcaactctggagtcAATCTGctggatgaaaaaaaatctcacttATTTAGagtctttcaaataaaatcCAAATTAAATTTATTCTACCAGAATGCTGTGAaaaaggccttacagagtccaaatggacacctggacttgtttcTCCgtttcctcctgggtctttcattGCAGACCAATCAAAGTCTTCTACAAGGTCTGCTGACACAGGCAGAAAGTAACacacagaccaatcaggaaacagtccagtacatcaagaagaagaTCTGTAGCAATCTGTCTACAGAGAAAAGGATCAATCTGTTctactgtctgaatgaactgaatgatagttctctagtggaggagatccaacagtccctgagatcaggaagtctctctacagataaactgtctcctgctcagtggtcagctctggtcttcatcttactgtcatcagaaaaagatttggatgtgtttgacttgaaaaaatactctgcttcagaggaggctcttctgaggctccTACCAGTGGTCAAAGcttccaacaaagctct ttctcagctcccagACCTGCAGtatgagagagctggacctgagtaa
- the LOC100701816 gene encoding NACHT, LRR and PYD domains-containing protein 3 has translation MGGKKKNWKKEFGNTKPQVETKTYGKGPGCGDEILLFLGIFTTLSKMEACVHEQLLNMLDDLGDEELERFHFYLQNGPGGDFTTIKKSRLEKASRTRTADVMVETYTTGHVMEVTRSILKKIKKGSPSAQAASSLSSEEALQMCHLKLKFNLKEKFQRVFEGIAKAGKTTLLNQIYTELYITEGWTAEVNKEHEVRMIETVSAKPDRPETTIRQEDIFKASPERNKPIRTVLTKGVAGIGKTLLTQKFSLDWAEEKANQDIQFIFPFTFRELNVLKEERFSLVELVHHFFTETEEAGICSFQDFQIVFIFDGLDECRLPLDFHKTKMLSDPRRSTSVDVLLVNLIRGKLLPSARLWITTRPAAADQIPPQCVNIVTEVRGFTDPQKEEYFRKRFRDEEQASRIISHIKTSRSLHIMCHIPVFCWITATVLEDVLQTREKGTLPKTLTEMYIHFLVVQAKVKKVKYDGGAETDPHWSRESRKMIETLGKAASVYSGVFTQIFKEERGLYQDKVFCFVHLSVQEFLAALHLHGTFINSGVNLLEKQQTTSLFSKLFKKPKLKFIHQSAVDKALQSPNGHLDLVLRFLLGLSLQTNQSFLRGLVTQTGSSSQTNQETVKYIKEKFSENLSAEKSINLFHCLNELNDRSLVEEIQQSLSSGRLSTDKLSPAQWSALVFILLSSEKDLDVFDLKKFSASEEALLRLLPVIKASNKALLSGCFLSERSCEAVSSVLSSQSCSLKELDMSNNNLQDSGVKLMSAALQSPHCNLKTLRLTCCFLSEKSCEALSLVLSSPLCSLRELDLSDNDVQDSGLKLLSGVLQSPHCTLETLSLSGCLITEEGCTSLASALSFNPSHLRKLDLSYNHPGASGIKLLSIGLEDPHWRLDTLRVEPAGVRWLTPGLRKYSWSCTIEECTLECRRL, from the exons CTCAAAGATGGAGGCATGCGTTCACGAGCAGCTGCTGAACATGCTGGATGATTTGGGAGATGAGGAGCTGGAAcgttttcacttttacttgcaGAATGGACCCGGAGGCGATTTCACAACCATCAAAAAGAGCCGTCtggagaaagcaagcagaacgAGAACAGCGGATGTCATGGTGGAGACATATACTACTGGCCATGTAATGGAGGTGACGAGGTcgattttaaagaaaattaaaaaag gaagtccttCAGCCCAGGCAGCTTCCTCACTTTCATCAGAAG AAGCTCTACAAATGTGTCACCTTAAACTCAAGTTTAACCTGAAAGAAAAGTTCCAGcgtgtgtttgaggggatcgctaaagcaggaaaaacaactcttctgaatcagatctacacagagctctacatcacagagggatggactgcagaggtcaataaAGAACACGAGGTCAGAATGATTGAAACTGTATCTGccaaaccagacagaccagaaacaacaatcaggcaagaagacatctttaaagcctcacctgaaAGAAataaaccaatcagaacagtgctgacaaagggagtggctggcattgggaaaacattGCTGACCCAGAAGTTCAGTCTTGACTGGGCTGAAGAAAAAGcaaaccaggacatccagttcatatttccattcactttcagagagctgaatgtgctgaaagaggaaaggttcagcttggtggagcttgttcatcacttctttactgaaaccgaagaagcaggaatctgcagctttcaagACTTCCagattgtgttcatctttgatggtctggatgagtgtcgacttcctctggacttccacaaaactaaaaTGCTATCTGACCCTAGAAGGTCCACCTCAGTGGACGTGCTGCTGGTAAACCttatcagggggaaactgcttccctctgctcgcctgtggataaccacacgacctgcagcagctgaTCAGATCCCTCCACAGTGTGTCAACAtagtgacagaggtcagagggttcactgacccacagaaggaggagtacttcaggaagagattcagagatgaggagcaggccagcaggatcatctcccacatcaagacatcacgaagcctccacatcatgtgccacatcccagtcttctgctggatcactgctacagttctggaggatgtgctgcaAACCAGAGAGAAAGGAAcactgcccaagaccctgactgagatgtacatccacttcctcgtggttcaggccaaagtgaagaaggtcaaatATGATGgtggagctgagacagatccacactggagtcgagagagcaggaagatgattgagaCTCTGGGAAAa gcagcctcagtgtactcaggagtgttcacacagatctttaaagaggagagaggactgtaccaggacaaggtgttctgctttgttcatctgagtgttcaggagtttctggctgctcttcatctcCATGGGACCTTCATAAACTCTGGAGTAAATCTGCTagagaaacaacaaacaacatcaTTATTCTCCAAATTATTTAAGAAACCAAAGCTAAAGTTTAtccaccagagtgctgtggacaaggccttacagagtccaaatggacacctagACCTggtcctccgcttcctcctgggtctttcactgcagaccaaccAGTCTTTCCTAAGAGGCCtggtgacacagacaggaagtagttcACAGACAAATCAGGAAACAGTCAAATACATCAAGGAGAagttcagtgagaatctgtctgcagaaaaAAGCATCaatttgttccactgtctgaatgaactgaatgatcgttcgctagtggaggagatccaacagtctcTGAGTTCAGGGCGTCTCTctacagataaactgtctccggctcagtggtcagctctggtcttcatcttactgtcatcagaaaaagatctggatgtgtttgacctgaagaaattttcagcttcagaggaggctcttctgaggctgctgccagtgatcaaagcctccaacaaagctct ACTGAGTGGTTGTttcctctcagagagaagctgtgaagctgtgtcctcagttctcagctctCAGTCCTGTAGTCTGAAAGAGTTGGACATGAGTAACAACAATCTACAGGATTCAGGAGTCAAGCTTATGTCTGCTGCACTCCAAAGTCCACACTGCAACCTGAAAACTCTAAG ACTGACTTGCTGTTTTCTCTCAGAGAAAAGCTGTGAAGCTTTGTCCTTAGTTCTCAGCTCCCCTCTCTGTAGTCTGAGAGAGCTCGACCTGAGTGACAATGACGTTCAAGATTCAGGACTGAAGCTTCTGTCTGGTGTATTACAGAGTCCACACTGCACCCTGGAAACTCTGAG tctgtcaggctgtctgatcacagaggaaggctgcacttctctggcctcagctctgagcttcAACCCTTCCCATCTGAGAAAACTGGActtgagctacaatcatccaggagctTCAGGAATTAAGCTGCTGTCTATAGGACTGGAGGATCCACACTGGAGACTGGACACACTCAG